A genomic stretch from Chitinophagaceae bacterium includes:
- a CDS encoding LysE family transporter, translated as MQIGIIDGISPALWFSAGSLTAEIIYVRLSLVAMDWVRKQSKLLKALEWITVVIVLALAASSFWAATHPSSGGDNIILSNTMHRGLLGFTMSLINPVQIPFWFGWSTVLFTKNILKPGIWNYNAYTVGIGIGTFTGNCVFIFGGRLIVDRLNASQHFLNWIIGGIFLLTGLFQIFRIYKKKDAIHKMEHPEEITGGFEKNIH; from the coding sequence ATGCAAATTGGCATTATTGATGGCATCTCTCCGGCCCTCTGGTTTTCTGCAGGCTCGCTTACAGCCGAAATTATTTACGTTCGACTTTCACTGGTGGCAATGGACTGGGTGAGGAAACAGTCGAAATTATTAAAGGCACTTGAGTGGATAACAGTTGTCATTGTGCTTGCTCTTGCAGCATCCAGTTTTTGGGCAGCTACACATCCATCCAGCGGGGGCGACAATATTATTCTATCTAATACAATGCACAGAGGATTGCTGGGTTTTACTATGAGTTTGATCAACCCCGTACAAATTCCATTCTGGTTTGGATGGAGCACTGTATTATTTACAAAGAATATTCTGAAACCGGGTATCTGGAACTATAATGCTTACACAGTTGGGATAGGTATCGGCACATTTACAGGCAATTGTGTTTTTATTTTCGGAGGAAGATTAATTGTTGACCGCCTTAATGCAAGTCAGCATTTTCTAAACTGGATTATTGGGGGCATATTCCTTTTAACAGGATTATTTCAAATCTTCCGTATTTACAAAAAGAAAGACGCCATTCATAAAATGGAGCACCCCGAAGAAATTACTGGCGGGTTTGAAAAAAATATTCATTGA
- the rplB gene encoding 50S ribosomal protein L2, with amino-acid sequence MALKKYKPVTAGTRWRIGNAYAEITTDTPEKSLLESVKATGGRNVQGRRSMRYIGGGNKKKYRVIDFKRNKIDVPAKVASIEYDPNRTAFIALLHYADGEKRYILAPNGLKVGATVVSGDAVAPELGNSLQMKNMPLGTTIHNIEMQPGQGGKLVRSAGTSAQLTNKEGKYAVLKMPSGELRKILINCYATVGVVSNNDHSLETAGKAGVNRWKGVRPRTRGVAMNPVDHPMGGGEGRSSGGHPRSRTGKYAKGQKTRTKHKGSNKLILQRKDGSKPAK; translated from the coding sequence ATGGCATTAAAGAAATACAAACCGGTAACCGCAGGAACCAGATGGAGAATCGGGAATGCGTATGCGGAAATTACAACGGATACTCCTGAAAAGTCTTTGCTTGAAAGTGTAAAGGCAACAGGTGGCCGTAACGTTCAGGGTCGCAGATCAATGCGTTACATTGGCGGCGGTAACAAAAAGAAATACCGTGTAATTGATTTCAAACGTAATAAAATTGATGTTCCTGCTAAAGTAGCATCTATTGAATATGATCCTAACCGTACAGCGTTTATTGCTTTATTGCATTATGCTGATGGTGAAAAACGTTACATCCTTGCTCCCAACGGGTTAAAAGTTGGTGCAACAGTTGTATCAGGTGATGCAGTAGCTCCTGAGTTAGGTAATTCTCTTCAAATGAAGAATATGCCATTGGGTACTACAATCCACAACATTGAAATGCAGCCTGGTCAGGGTGGTAAATTGGTACGCAGTGCAGGTACAAGCGCACAGTTAACCAACAAAGAAGGAAAGTATGCTGTATTGAAAATGCCAAGTGGTGAACTTCGTAAGATCCTGATCAATTGTTATGCAACAGTTGGTGTGGTATCAAACAATGATCACAGTCTTGAAACAGCTGGTAAGGCCGGTGTTAACCGTTGGAAAGGTGTTCGTCCACGTACACGTGGTGTAGCAATGAACCCTGTTGATCATCCAATGGGTGGTGGTGAAGGTCGTTCAAGCGGCGGTCATCCACGAAGCAGAACCGGTAAATATGCTAAAGGACAGAAAACACGTACGAAGCATAAAGGTTCTAACAAGCTCATTCTTCAGCGTAAGGATGGCAGCAAACCAGCGAAGTAA
- a CDS encoding winged helix-turn-helix domain-containing protein, producing the protein MLAKEEGDSEDGDTYNIQNFLTHEDIAQLIGSSRQTVTTMLNELETSGLVSVTRQSIKVPSVKDLQKSLSVV; encoded by the coding sequence ATGCTTGCCAAAGAAGAGGGTGACAGTGAAGATGGTGATACATACAACATTCAGAATTTCCTTACACATGAGGATATTGCACAGTTGATTGGAAGCAGCCGTCAAACGGTTACAACCATGCTTAATGAACTTGAAACTTCCGGTCTTGTTTCGGTTACAAGACAATCTATCAAAGTGCCTTCTGTTAAAGATCTGCAAAAGAGCCTGAGCGTCGTTTAG
- a CDS encoding (Fe-S)-binding protein produces the protein MHVSTMAEMMANNETPEVLFWVGCAGSFDQRAQKITKAFATILDKVGIKFAILGKEEMCTGDPARRAGNEFLFQMMAYNNIQVLNGYGIKKIVTTCPHCFNTLKNEYPALGGTYEVVHHTTLLQQLIDEGKIKLKGEGSFKGQKITYHDSCYLGRSNNIYEAPRKVLEALDAELVEMKRCRSNGLCCGAGGAQMFKEEEKGTTRVNLERSREAIETGASIVASACPFCNTMMTDGVKLAEKEDEIKVLDIAELIAASLS, from the coding sequence ATGCATGTATCAACAATGGCTGAAATGATGGCCAACAATGAAACACCTGAGGTATTATTCTGGGTTGGATGTGCCGGCAGTTTTGATCAGCGGGCGCAAAAAATTACAAAAGCCTTTGCCACCATATTAGATAAGGTTGGAATTAAATTCGCTATTCTTGGCAAAGAAGAAATGTGTACGGGTGATCCTGCACGCCGGGCAGGAAATGAGTTTTTATTTCAGATGATGGCATATAATAATATACAGGTGCTGAATGGATATGGCATCAAAAAGATTGTTACTACCTGCCCGCATTGTTTTAATACACTGAAAAATGAATACCCTGCATTGGGCGGAACATACGAAGTAGTCCATCACACCACTTTATTACAGCAACTGATTGATGAAGGAAAGATAAAACTGAAAGGAGAAGGTTCCTTCAAAGGACAGAAGATCACCTACCACGACAGTTGTTACTTAGGCAGGTCAAATAATATTTACGAAGCCCCACGAAAAGTGCTGGAAGCTCTGGATGCAGAATTAGTTGAAATGAAACGCTGCAGGAGCAATGGACTTTGCTGCGGTGCCGGTGGTGCACAAATGTTTAAAGAAGAAGAGAAAGGTACAACAAGGGTAAACCTTGAACGCAGCAGGGAAGCCATTGAAACAGGCGCATCAATCGTTGCATCTGCCTGTCCTTTCTGCAATACAATGATGACGGATGGCGTGAAACTGGCTGAAAAAGAAGATGAAATTAAAGTACTGGATATTGCTGAGCTGATTGCAGCAAGCTTATCATAA
- a CDS encoding DHCW motif cupin fold protein yields the protein MNIQSFPFQTQDWSTVEKTEHTGETGIAYWQTLHANNIRIRKVEYSPGYKADHWCSKGHIILCLEGEMDTELQDGRILKLTAGMTYFVGDDCEAHRTSTQTG from the coding sequence ATGAACATTCAGTCATTTCCTTTTCAAACGCAGGACTGGTCAACTGTTGAAAAAACAGAACATACAGGCGAAACCGGTATTGCATACTGGCAAACCTTACATGCCAATAATATCCGAATAAGAAAAGTTGAATATTCCCCGGGCTACAAAGCTGATCACTGGTGCAGCAAGGGACATATCATTCTTTGCCTTGAAGGTGAGATGGATACAGAATTACAGGATGGACGCATACTGAAACTTACTGCCGGCATGACTTACTTCGTTGGAGATGATTGCGAAGCTCACAGAACATCAACGCAAACGGGATAA
- the rplW gene encoding 50S ribosomal protein L23, translating to MRQSEILIKPIVSEKSNRLTEKRNTYAFRVGRKANKLEIKKAVEEFYNVKVEDVRTMVSPRKSKNRMTKAGYIQGSKPAYKKAYVTVVDGETIDLYGTV from the coding sequence ATGAGACAGAGTGAAATATTAATAAAGCCGATTGTTTCTGAAAAAAGCAATCGTTTAACGGAAAAAAGAAACACTTACGCTTTTCGTGTTGGCCGCAAAGCCAATAAGCTTGAAATTAAAAAAGCTGTAGAAGAATTCTACAATGTAAAAGTGGAAGATGTGCGTACAATGGTATCTCCCCGTAAAAGTAAAAACCGTATGACAAAAGCCGGTTATATCCAGGGAAGCAAGCCAGCGTACAAAAAGGCTTATGTTACTGTTGTTGATGGCGAAACCATTGATTTATACGGTACAGTATAA
- a CDS encoding DinB family protein, which yields MELFSAIKKSFEQLNEVLACLSEQQYISPSENLSNATIGQHMRHIIELYQCLMSGYDAGIVCYDHRKRDIAIETNKDLAGELLAEILSSVNRQNKELQLESWHGDADPSMISLHTNYYRELMYNLEHSVHHMALIRVGLKELSTEPVSENFGIASSTIRYKQQCAQ from the coding sequence ATGGAGTTATTCTCAGCTATTAAAAAATCATTTGAACAACTGAATGAGGTATTAGCTTGCTTATCAGAGCAGCAATATATTTCTCCTTCTGAAAATTTGTCCAATGCTACTATTGGTCAGCACATGCGGCATATTATTGAATTATATCAATGCCTGATGAGTGGTTATGATGCAGGGATTGTATGTTATGATCATCGCAAAAGAGATATCGCAATAGAAACAAATAAAGATCTTGCCGGTGAGTTACTGGCTGAAATTCTTTCTTCGGTAAACAGGCAAAATAAGGAATTACAACTCGAATCATGGCATGGAGATGCTGACCCTTCGATGATAAGCCTGCACACGAATTATTACCGTGAGCTGATGTATAACCTGGAGCATTCTGTACATCACATGGCGTTAATCAGAGTAGGGTTAAAAGAACTGTCAACAGAACCGGTTTCAGAAAATTTCGGAATAGCATCATCAACAATCCGTTATAAACAGCAATGTGCACAGTAA
- a CDS encoding YceI family protein encodes MKNYLFLIFLLVTSFAPAQSFIPVERGSAVKFEINNLGFKVDGSFTDILGAIQFDEGNLAGSSFNVTVNSNTVNTNNSTRDKHLRGEDYFDVSAYPLIRIVSTRIAKSTTEGYFVFFGKLTIKGIDQDIVFPFKAVAEDGAFRFTGEFKIKRRDFNIGGTNSISNELKVVLDVLTEKK; translated from the coding sequence ATGAAAAATTATCTTTTTTTGATTTTCCTCCTGGTGACATCATTTGCCCCGGCGCAAAGTTTCATTCCGGTTGAAAGAGGATCTGCTGTAAAATTTGAAATTAATAACCTGGGGTTTAAAGTTGACGGGAGCTTTACGGATATTTTGGGAGCAATTCAGTTTGATGAGGGAAATCTTGCAGGTTCTTCTTTTAATGTAACAGTCAATTCAAATACAGTTAATACGAATAACAGCACAAGGGACAAACATTTAAGGGGTGAAGATTATTTTGATGTATCTGCCTATCCGTTAATCAGGATTGTTTCAACGAGGATTGCAAAATCCACAACGGAGGGTTATTTCGTATTTTTTGGAAAGCTTACAATAAAGGGAATTGATCAGGATATTGTTTTCCCCTTTAAGGCAGTGGCGGAGGATGGTGCATTCAGGTTTACAGGTGAGTTTAAGATCAAACGAAGAGATTTTAATATTGGTGGTACAAACAGTATTTCAAATGAACTGAAGGTTGTACTGGACGTTTTGACAGAAAAAAAGTAA
- a CDS encoding glutaminyl-peptide cyclotransferase, producing MKPIYSLLLIFFLAACSNDPDKDDSSTVETIPAPAQISYSLLKVYPHDTSAYTQGLQFVNGFLYEGTGNPDSVPNKSKLRKVDYASGKILKETFLPGILLGEGVTVLGNKIYQLTWQNKKDLFIISLIFKLIKEFSYDIEGWGLTNDGKNLIVTDGSNNIYFWDPETLKEIKRISVQDNAGMKSNLNESEYINGFIYANVYLTDEVLKIDPATGNVVGRIDFSELKKTYPELQAPPSDYLNGIAWDSSGNRLFITGKYWSKMFEIRLN from the coding sequence ATGAAGCCCATTTATAGTTTATTGTTGATTTTCTTCCTTGCAGCATGTAGTAATGACCCAGATAAAGATGATTCTTCGACAGTTGAAACGATTCCGGCTCCTGCCCAGATCAGCTACAGTTTACTGAAGGTTTACCCGCATGATACATCTGCCTATACCCAGGGTTTACAGTTTGTAAATGGTTTCTTATACGAGGGAACTGGCAACCCCGACTCAGTTCCAAATAAATCAAAGCTTCGGAAAGTGGACTATGCATCTGGTAAAATATTAAAAGAGACTTTTTTGCCCGGTATACTATTAGGTGAAGGGGTAACTGTTTTGGGAAATAAGATATATCAGCTTACCTGGCAGAATAAAAAGGATTTGTTTATAATTTCTCTGATTTTTAAGCTGATTAAAGAATTCAGCTATGATATTGAAGGATGGGGACTTACCAACGACGGTAAAAACCTGATTGTAACAGATGGCAGCAACAATATCTATTTCTGGGATCCTGAAACTTTAAAGGAAATTAAACGCATTAGTGTACAAGATAATGCAGGAATGAAGAGTAATTTGAATGAATCAGAATACATCAATGGTTTCATCTATGCTAATGTTTATCTAACAGATGAAGTATTAAAGATTGACCCCGCAACAGGAAATGTTGTTGGCCGCATTGATTTTTCTGAACTGAAAAAAACTTATCCTGAGCTACAGGCTCCCCCATCAGATTACTTAAATGGTATTGCCTGGGACAGTTCGGGCAACAGACTTTTTATTACCGGCAAATACTGGTCAAAAATGTTTGAAATCAGGTTAAATTAA
- a CDS encoding DoxX family protein encodes MSINQPLNWVLWILRLAAAVIMLQTLFFKFTGSEESVYIFSTLGMEPWGRIGTGVFELIASVLLLWPRTTAFGAILGIGLMGGALFFHVTKLGIEIKGDGGLLFMYALVVFVCCAILLFVFQSQIKQVLVKFIPNLK; translated from the coding sequence ATGTCTATTAATCAACCACTCAACTGGGTTCTTTGGATACTCAGGCTGGCAGCAGCTGTTATTATGTTGCAAACATTATTTTTCAAATTTACCGGAAGTGAAGAATCGGTTTATATATTCAGTACACTGGGTATGGAGCCATGGGGAAGAATTGGCACAGGCGTATTTGAACTGATTGCATCTGTTCTTTTACTATGGCCCCGAACAACTGCTTTTGGTGCAATACTGGGCATTGGTTTAATGGGAGGTGCTTTGTTTTTTCATGTTACAAAACTTGGCATTGAAATTAAGGGAGATGGAGGGCTGCTGTTTATGTATGCATTGGTTGTATTTGTTTGCTGTGCAATATTGCTGTTTGTATTTCAATCGCAGATAAAGCAAGTACTTGTAAAATTTATTCCCAATCTAAAATGA
- a CDS encoding NRDE family protein, whose translation MCTVTYIPNGDSFFLTSNRDEKKARLKAVQPQWYQFASGKMMFPKDGNAGGTWMALHENGNAMVLLNGGFQNHLHLPPYRKRGQIF comes from the coding sequence ATGTGCACAGTAACCTATATCCCAAACGGGGACTCTTTTTTTCTTACGTCAAACAGGGATGAAAAAAAAGCAAGACTGAAAGCTGTTCAACCGCAGTGGTATCAATTTGCTTCAGGAAAAATGATGTTCCCAAAAGATGGAAATGCTGGTGGTACCTGGATGGCCCTGCATGAAAATGGCAATGCAATGGTTTTATTGAACGGTGGTTTTCAAAATCATCTGCATCTTCCTCCTTATAGAAAAAGGGGACAGATTTTTTAG
- a CDS encoding (Fe-S)-binding protein yields the protein MQFVQQVLFAVCLGAAIWFFSKKVKEIRRNILLGIDEDLTDNPSQRWKNMLLLAFGQKKMFKNPFVAVLHLFVYVGFVIINLEVLEIVLDGLLGTHRLFLSPLGSFYTFLINSFEVLALSVLAACVIFLIRRNIIKLKRFISKDLNGWPATDANNILITEIVLMSLFLLMNSTDRALQLNSAEHYHDTGNFILSGFFAPFLSGLSTSTLIFIERSAWWLHIIGILAFLNYLPWSKHLHILLAFPNAWYARLTNTGTMSNMTSVQNEVKYMMQPELAPIEASSPSKFGAKDVMDLSWKSLLDAYSCTECGRCSAVCPANTTGKLLSPRKIIMSTRDRLEEVGRNINSNKEYKDDGKTLLNNYITVEELRACTTCNACVEECPVSINPLSIILELRRSLIMEDSNAPGEWNAMFSNVENNFAPWKFSPDERDKWVEEV from the coding sequence ATGCAGTTTGTTCAGCAGGTTTTATTTGCAGTTTGTCTGGGTGCAGCTATCTGGTTCTTCAGTAAAAAGGTGAAAGAAATCCGCCGCAACATTTTATTGGGTATTGACGAAGACCTGACTGACAATCCTTCACAACGCTGGAAGAATATGCTGCTGCTTGCATTCGGACAAAAGAAAATGTTCAAAAATCCATTCGTGGCTGTTTTGCATTTGTTTGTTTACGTTGGTTTTGTGATCATTAACCTGGAAGTGCTGGAAATTGTGCTGGATGGTTTACTGGGAACGCACCGTTTATTTTTATCTCCGCTTGGTTCCTTTTATACGTTTCTGATCAATTCATTTGAAGTACTTGCCCTTTCTGTATTAGCTGCCTGTGTTATCTTTTTGATACGCAGGAATATCATTAAACTGAAACGCTTTATCAGCAAAGATCTGAATGGCTGGCCGGCAACTGATGCCAACAATATTCTCATTACTGAAATTGTACTGATGAGTTTGTTCTTACTGATGAACTCAACCGACAGAGCTTTGCAATTGAACAGCGCTGAACATTATCATGACACCGGCAATTTCATCCTCTCCGGATTCTTTGCTCCTTTCCTGTCAGGATTATCAACTTCAACTTTGATTTTTATTGAACGCAGTGCCTGGTGGCTGCATATAATAGGTATCCTTGCTTTCCTGAATTATTTACCGTGGAGTAAACATCTGCATATTTTACTGGCTTTTCCAAATGCCTGGTATGCAAGGCTTACCAATACAGGAACCATGAGCAATATGACTTCCGTTCAAAATGAAGTGAAGTATATGATGCAGCCGGAGCTTGCTCCAATAGAAGCATCTTCACCCTCTAAGTTTGGTGCGAAAGATGTAATGGATCTCAGTTGGAAAAGTTTGCTTGATGCTTACAGCTGTACAGAATGCGGCAGGTGTTCCGCTGTTTGTCCGGCAAATACGACCGGTAAATTATTAAGTCCGAGAAAAATCATCATGAGTACCCGTGACAGGTTAGAAGAAGTTGGACGAAACATCAACAGCAATAAAGAATATAAGGATGATGGTAAAACATTGCTCAATAATTATATCACTGTCGAAGAACTCCGTGCCTGCACAACCTGCAATGCCTGCGTTGAAGAATGCCCGGTAAGTATCAATCCGCTTTCAATCATTTTAGAATTACGCCGCTCCTTAATCATGGAAGACAGTAATGCTCCCGGCGAGTGGAATGCCATGTTCAGCAACGTGGAAAATAATTTTGCACCCTGGAAATTCAGTCCCGATGAAAGAGACAAGTGGGTTGAGGAAGTTTAG
- a CDS encoding YHS domain protein, producing the protein MKELSFFLFFLFTSVLVFSQDQKRLAVYNLQNGIAVQGYDVVAYFKQGKAVKGIAANSVYHQGVKYQFANAANKEEFKSNPSKYEPQYGGWCAYAMGATGEKVEVDPETFKIINSQLYLFYNKLFNNTLKTWNKDETNLKARANANWGKIY; encoded by the coding sequence ATGAAAGAGTTATCTTTTTTTTTATTCTTCCTGTTCACAAGTGTGCTTGTTTTTTCGCAGGATCAAAAAAGGCTGGCCGTCTATAATCTTCAAAACGGCATTGCCGTTCAGGGTTATGATGTGGTTGCATATTTTAAGCAAGGCAAAGCTGTAAAAGGTATCGCAGCAAATTCGGTTTACCACCAGGGAGTGAAATACCAGTTTGCAAATGCTGCAAACAAAGAAGAATTCAAAAGCAATCCTTCTAAATATGAACCGCAATATGGAGGATGGTGTGCTTATGCAATGGGTGCAACCGGCGAAAAAGTGGAGGTCGATCCGGAAACGTTTAAGATCATTAATAGTCAGCTGTATCTATTCTATAATAAGCTGTTCAATAATACACTCAAGACATGGAATAAAGATGAAACAAACTTGAAAGCAAGAGCAAACGCTAACTGGGGGAAAATTTATTAA
- the rpsJ gene encoding 30S ribosomal protein S10, with product MAQRIRIKLQSYDHNLVDKSAEKIVKTVRSTGAVVTGPIPLPTRKRIFTVLRSPHVNKKSREQFQLCTHKRLLDIYTSSSRTVDALSKLDLPSGVDVEIKA from the coding sequence ATGGCTCAACGTATCAGAATCAAATTGCAATCATACGACCACAACCTGGTCGATAAATCTGCAGAAAAAATCGTGAAAACGGTTCGCAGCACAGGGGCAGTAGTAACAGGACCTATTCCTTTACCTACCCGCAAAAGGATTTTCACTGTGTTACGTTCACCACACGTTAACAAAAAGAGCCGTGAGCAGTTTCAGCTGTGCACACACAAGCGTTTGCTGGATATCTATACCAGCAGCAGCCGTACAGTTGATGCACTGAGTAAGTTAGACTTGCCAAGTGGTGTTGACGTAGAAATTAAAGCATGA
- the rplD gene encoding 50S ribosomal protein L4 — protein MQVDVLNKSGKATGRTIELPEEIFGIEPNDHVIYLAVKQYQAAQRQGTHKVKTRAEVQGASRKLHRQKGTGGSRKGNIRNPLYKGGGTIFGPKPHGYDFKLNRKVKDLAKMSALAYKAKENAIVVVEDFNMEAPKTKEFLTLLSNINVAGKKTLFVITDYNDNLYLSLRNVPRVTGTLLADVNTYDLINNDVLVLTESAAKIFTEEEAAVA, from the coding sequence ATGCAAGTAGACGTTTTAAATAAATCAGGAAAAGCTACAGGTCGTACGATCGAATTACCGGAAGAAATTTTCGGAATCGAACCGAATGATCATGTGATTTACCTCGCAGTAAAGCAATACCAGGCAGCTCAGCGCCAGGGAACACATAAAGTGAAAACCCGTGCTGAAGTGCAGGGTGCAAGCCGTAAGCTTCACCGCCAGAAAGGTACCGGTGGTTCACGTAAGGGTAATATCCGTAACCCATTGTACAAAGGTGGTGGTACCATCTTCGGGCCAAAACCTCACGGTTACGATTTTAAACTGAACCGTAAAGTGAAAGACCTCGCTAAAATGAGTGCTCTTGCTTATAAGGCTAAAGAAAATGCAATTGTTGTTGTTGAAGATTTCAACATGGAAGCTCCTAAAACAAAGGAATTCCTTACGCTTCTCAGCAATATCAATGTAGCCGGTAAAAAAACATTATTTGTAATTACTGACTATAACGACAATTTATATTTAAGTCTCCGCAATGTTCCAAGAGTAACAGGCACTTTGCTGGCTGATGTAAATACATACGATCTCATCAACAACGATGTACTCGTATTAACTGAAAGTGCTGCCAAAATCTTCACTGAAGAAGAAGCAGCTGTTGCATAA
- a CDS encoding cyclic nucleotide-binding domain-containing protein — MSTDQKFLLIRNYDLFSHISDEEYEELNLVHHFIEAAKGEYVYFDSAWNNKLYFLKGGTIKIGYVAEEGKEVIKEILREGEVFGQFSL, encoded by the coding sequence ATGAGTACGGATCAGAAATTTCTGCTAATACGTAACTACGATTTATTTTCCCATATTTCTGATGAGGAATACGAGGAGCTGAACCTTGTGCATCATTTCATTGAGGCAGCAAAAGGGGAGTATGTGTACTTTGATTCGGCCTGGAACAACAAGCTGTATTTTCTGAAAGGCGGTACTATTAAAATTGGATATGTTGCTGAGGAAGGAAAAGAAGTGATTAAAGAAATTCTCCGTGAAGGGGAAGTGTTTGGGCAATTTTCTCTGTAA
- a CDS encoding phosphoribosyltransferase, with amino-acid sequence MEKKYILDKETTLLKLKRLAYEIAERNYTEQQLFFAGIRESGYTVARLLATEVMEISNIHVELVEIIMDKRYPVEVFLDREIGFNNQSIVIIDDVANSGKAMLYALKPFLNFQPKQIQTLVLVERAHKTFPVQPDYVGLSIATTLEEHIYVELKGD; translated from the coding sequence ATGGAAAAGAAATACATTTTAGATAAAGAAACAACTCTGCTAAAACTGAAGCGTCTTGCTTACGAAATTGCTGAACGCAATTATACTGAACAGCAACTTTTTTTTGCAGGCATCAGGGAAAGTGGATACACTGTTGCCAGGTTACTGGCTACAGAAGTTATGGAAATCAGCAATATTCATGTAGAGCTGGTAGAAATAATTATGGATAAGCGCTATCCTGTTGAGGTTTTTCTTGACCGTGAAATCGGGTTCAACAATCAATCCATTGTTATCATTGATGATGTAGCTAATAGCGGCAAGGCCATGCTGTATGCACTAAAACCTTTTCTCAACTTTCAGCCAAAACAGATACAGACATTGGTGCTGGTTGAACGTGCACATAAAACATTTCCTGTTCAACCTGATTATGTTGGGCTTTCCATTGCCACAACACTCGAAGAACATATTTATGTAGAACTGAAAGGAGATTAA